A DNA window from Armatimonadota bacterium contains the following coding sequences:
- a CDS encoding PEP-CTERM sorting domain-containing protein — protein sequence MKTLSLSLLVVLAATSHAISFDDLQVWAGSGSNRAMIVIDFADGQTTSSFAWGYRWNGTATGEDALRAIVNIDPLLTASYDDFGSFGFAVNTITYGSRTGAYDVNSGRYWSYWNSPTTNLNWSFASTGMSSRQLLDGNIDGWSFSAPNWNASAPSNPIAAVPEPMTLLGLAIGLATLRKARRR from the coding sequence ATGAAAACTCTCTCACTATCTCTCCTTGTCGTCCTTGCCGCGACTAGCCATGCCATCAGCTTCGATGATCTTCAAGTTTGGGCAGGATCAGGATCAAACCGCGCGATGATCGTCATTGACTTTGCAGATGGCCAAACGACCAGCTCTTTCGCTTGGGGATATCGCTGGAATGGCACTGCGACGGGCGAAGATGCTTTGCGGGCAATTGTGAACATCGACCCGCTTCTCACTGCGAGTTATGACGACTTTGGATCTTTTGGATTTGCAGTCAACACCATAACTTATGGATCACGTACAGGCGCATACGATGTCAACTCCGGGCGATATTGGAGCTATTGGAATTCCCCAACGACGAATCTCAATTGGAGCTTCGCGAGTACAGGAATGTCGAGCCGACAACTGCTTGATGGCAATATTGACGGTTGGAGCTTTAGCGCGCCAAATTGGAACGCTTCAGCGCCTTCGAACCCTATTGCAGCAGTGCCAGAACCGATGACGTTGCTTGGTCTAGCAATAGGCCTTGCTACTCTTCGGAAGGCGCGTCGGCGATAA
- a CDS encoding P-II family nitrogen regulator, giving the protein MKKIEAYLRSNALESVKQALEDAQVYALTVETVKGYGRQQGQTDLYRGSTYAQNLIPKLRITVVVPDELVDAAIEAICQSSQTGEIGDGKIFISDVQDVIRIRTGERGEAAIQ; this is encoded by the coding sequence ATGAAGAAGATCGAAGCCTATCTGCGGAGTAACGCGCTCGAGAGCGTCAAACAAGCACTGGAAGACGCGCAAGTGTATGCGCTCACCGTTGAGACGGTAAAAGGGTACGGCCGTCAGCAAGGTCAGACTGACCTGTATCGTGGAAGTACTTATGCTCAGAATCTGATCCCGAAGCTTAGAATCACAGTTGTGGTTCCGGACGAATTGGTGGATGCTGCGATCGAGGCCATTTGCCAATCGTCGCAAACCGGTGAAATCGGTGACGGGAAAATCTTCATCTCTGATGTTCAGGACGTGATTCGAATTCGTACAGGCGAGAGAGGCGAAGCCGCGATTCAATGA